Part of the Candidatus Neptunochlamydia vexilliferae genome, TTTTGCTAAATTCTTCGATGAGTCGACTTTTACCAATTCTTCTTCGTCCTTTAACAACGACAAAACTCGCTGAGCGCTTTTTTAGTAAAGCCCTTAGCTGTTTTATTTCTTCTTCTCTTCCTACGAAGGCTTCTTGCTCCACAGGGTCTCCTTAAAATGGTTCGCGATATCTGTAATTGTCGGTCTTGCGAACCATTTTGTCAATTAAATTCGGTTCGCAACATGCGCATTTGCATGTTTTGCGAACAGAATCTATTTTGCTAAGCTGTTTTTTGTTAGCGGTTTGCGTATTTTTGTTCGCAAAAAAAAGAAGCTTTTTCAAAAAATTATTTTAGTAGCTATCATCGGGGGTTTTGACGAGCTCAATGCCGGCATCGAAGTCTTCGGCGTTGGCCTGGTCGCGATAGATGTCTTCTTGCCGCTCGGTGATTTCAGCGTAGGTGTCGAACGACTTGATGATATGGGGACGGACGAAGATAACGAGGTTGGCAACGGTTTTGTTGGTCGCGTTATCGCTAAAGGCGGCACCGATGAGGGGGAGTCCTCCGAGACAGGGGATTGAAGTTTTTGAGTGGGTGGTGGTATCTTGGATCGAGCCACTAATCACAAGGAAGCTTTTGTCAGGGACGCTGGCAACCGTTTTGGTGCTTGCTTTATTGGTGGTAATCCCCGCTATTTGGTCGGGTGTAGTGGTGTCTCCCTGGTCGGTATTGACAACCTCTGAGATATCTTCTTCGATCATCAGGGTGACAACATCATTATTACCGACAACAGGGGTGATGTTGAGGCTGATTCCCACGTCGCGGTATTCAAGGTTGGCTGTTTGGACGGTTGCCGCTCCACTATTGGTAACGGTCGAACCGGTGTAGGGGATGTTTTGTCCCACGAAAATAGTGGAGAGTTTGTTGTCTTGGGTGATCAGCTTTTGGTTGAGGACAATCGTTGACTCTCCATCGGTGCGGAGAGCATTGACAAGGGAACCGAGGGCAAAGTAGCTCTGCCCTTTGTGGAGGACAATATCACCGATCACACCAAGGTCCCCGCCAGATGCGAATGGGATGAAGCTTCCAGTGGGGGTGGTGGTAGCATTCACGGTGCGGAAATTATCGTTAAAGGCAACGAGGGGATCGGGGTTATTATTGGTGTTAATAGGGGTTGAAGAGGTTGAGTAGGCAAACTTATTGCGGTACTGTCCTTGCGAGGCCCAACGGAGACCAAACTGGAGATTGCTGGTGAGCCCTGTTTGGATGACAAGGACTTCGACAAAGACCTGCTTGAGGGGAACGTCGATACTTTTGATCAACTCTTTCAATTTCCCAAGGGCTTCGGGCTGTCCTGTTGCAACCAAGGAGTTCGTCACCTCGATCCACTGTAAGGTCTTTATTGCTTCGGAAAGGGCATCACCTCCTTTGGCTTTGGCTTTTTCAAGGTCGCCACCGATCAGTTTAATGGCGCTTTGGATTTCGCCTCCCGAGTGGTATTGCAATTTATAGATCAAAAAGCTCGTATCGGAAATGGTTTCTACCCCTGGTTCTCCCTCAGGAATGCCGGGACCAGGAATGTCAAAGCGCTCTAGGAGTTCCAAGACCTTTTGGGTATCTTCGGGCTCTCCTGAGATGAGGATCGAAGAGGTTCGTTCCATCCACTTTAGGTTGTTGATCGTATCAAAGAGCTCTCTATTGGTGACCCCAGAATTGATCAGGTTTTGCTCAAAGTCACGGAGTAACTGAATCAGTTCTTGACCTGGAACAAACTTGGGTTTGTAAATGAGGTATCCAGAAGGTGCGCGCGCAGGAAGCTCTTGGGCGAGATCGGGAATATCAAACTTTTGAGCAAGGATCAGCGCTTCTTGCACAGCAACGGGAGGTCCTGTAAAGATGAGTGAGTTGGTATCTTGGACGTAGCGCATGTTCATTAACGTTTTGATCAGCGCTTCTTGGGTGGAGCCTGCTTTTTGGAGGTCTTCTGCCATGTTCCTCAGGTAGCCCATTAGCGCAGGGCCGCTCAGATATTTGATCTTGTAGATGATGAAGGTGGTTTTTCCTGGCTGCTTACCAAACTCATCGGTAGGAACATCGAGAGAGGGGAGGAGCTCTTTGACCTTTTCGACCGACTCGGCGGTTCCTGTGAAGAGGACACCCTTTCCTTTTGAAACAAGGCGGGTGTTTTTCAACGTGTCGATGAGCGCTTTATCGACAAACCCCGACTCTTCCATGTCATTCGCAACGGTTTTTGCATGTTCGATGAGCTCTTTAGGGCTGACATGGATCGGAGTATACACATAAAACTCGCTGGCACCAGGTGATTCAAGGGTAGGTGCGTCGAAGGTGGGTGCGATTTCTTTGACCCTTGCAATAGCGGAAGGGGTTCCCGTAAAGAGCACTCCGGTTCCATCGGAGACAACGGTTGCAGAGTTGAGCGCTGCAATGAGGGTTTGGTCGGCAAGGCCTGAGCTTTTCATCTTGTCGGCAGCATGTTTTGCTTGCTTAATGACCGCCCCAGGTGTTTGGTTTTCCGGTTTGAAGATAAAGTATTGAGAGGAGAGGGTCTCTTGCTCCTGGGAGTCATAAGACTTGACCATCTCTTTGATCTTTTCGATGGCTTCGGGAGTTCCGGTAAAGACAACACGGGTCTCATTTTCAGAAAGGTGGGCTGATTTCATC contains:
- a CDS encoding secretin N-terminal domain-containing protein, with protein sequence MKSKVLSFFFLVCFLCFSLSPLSAAKEKTVQDYSLLPPETGEGYTINFDNVPVIELIKFISKIGGVNFVYNENELNFNVTIVSEEPTRLVHVMAAFIQVLRINGFDLLEQGNNLVVTKGGAGRQIAPVVSQEVPLEEGHVPPIMTRVFKVKNANPVTLAGIVRPLLSNDAIIEVAEATRNIIITDITQNIEEVHKLFYTLDQPKTPLDIDSYICRNNDPETLISLTEQILVPVSEGNPLIYVPQNTTGTIFIISTPFLIEKSLAILEDLDNPPSLARVIRGPLTAQNVLIYHIRNKPADVLEQGIEEVKQNLELAGPASQEIVNTLNTMKFIKQSHSLLFMGNEQTLNEVRLILESLDIPYSDTEMEFLRGGFYIYKIKNADEPQIANSLEKLIINLKQSQYPDNDLIETIESMKWVKENNSLIFTGDERSLNKLKQILPTFDVSSGGTRVATSEFFMYKPISISAERLKEDIDKAARQLEASGLEDPELIQAMKSAHLSENETRVVFTGTPEAIEKIKEMVKSYDSQEQETLSSQYFIFKPENQTPGAVIKQAKHAADKMKSSGLADQTLIAALNSATVVSDGTGVLFTGTPSAIARVKEIAPTFDAPTLESPGASEFYVYTPIHVSPKELIEHAKTVANDMEESGFVDKALIDTLKNTRLVSKGKGVLFTGTAESVEKVKELLPSLDVPTDEFGKQPGKTTFIIYKIKYLSGPALMGYLRNMAEDLQKAGSTQEALIKTLMNMRYVQDTNSLIFTGPPVAVQEALILAQKFDIPDLAQELPARAPSGYLIYKPKFVPGQELIQLLRDFEQNLINSGVTNRELFDTINNLKWMERTSSILISGEPEDTQKVLELLERFDIPGPGIPEGEPGVETISDTSFLIYKLQYHSGGEIQSAIKLIGGDLEKAKAKGGDALSEAIKTLQWIEVTNSLVATGQPEALGKLKELIKSIDVPLKQVFVEVLVIQTGLTSNLQFGLRWASQGQYRNKFAYSTSSTPINTNNNPDPLVAFNDNFRTVNATTTPTGSFIPFASGGDLGVIGDIVLHKGQSYFALGSLVNALRTDGESTIVLNQKLITQDNKLSTIFVGQNIPYTGSTVTNSGAATVQTANLEYRDVGISLNITPVVGNNDVVTLMIEEDISEVVNTDQGDTTTPDQIAGITTNKASTKTVASVPDKSFLVISGSIQDTTTHSKTSIPCLGGLPLIGAAFSDNATNKTVANLVIFVRPHIIKSFDTYAEITERQEDIYRDQANAEDFDAGIELVKTPDDSY